One Brassica oleracea var. oleracea cultivar TO1000 chromosome C7, BOL, whole genome shotgun sequence genomic window carries:
- the LOC106302182 gene encoding uncharacterized protein At4g18490-like isoform X2, protein MSAPAKKSSTEAKEKDLILDNDMEKDTWNFKSMADDPMDFAFGSPANKKKNAFKLDMGFDFDGDFGNSSSFKIDMPDFDFSSPAKKTTKAKESPGDKSSGDLKQKKNPFPFSYDFDALDDFNLDSSPPKKGAKTTTKAMDFEEISTISKIDKSDSLDFGEDLPITRQAASVSNTEVKEKDSAEKENINSKTTDTMVVESSAYSKQATEERMENSEAVESPQGLRIKTSPTHTMCLQPQSVDASPLKTSCVMLEDTDDPCLSNETAAPSPLHASETTHTAANREASPDIHEICRSSSKEDSPRDPEQNANNEKISAMDSSYEKAEQTKPSISSQLCLDKMGYQQEEMGIGTQAEKQDHTRRTSSDPDHGHPQTTLSGKISPSSRQSQAAQVQDSSGKLPLDPSYSVPGLSDLKITQNKDSGLIRSKFFKKTEKTQSHVLKSSLTQTESRPVTREQIAVNMNLTNDRRHDIQDVLPGSKTRTCPVELVKTDSEIANVNSIRSHEKIIHKDHSIAKTAENVAAQLDHLKLQAKNTTREKSILQINISSKLDASSLTQKLSKNLSSGAEALQKSKLVSLERPKLGNMMSDLRSAKTQRTIGVNKDQPSFAVQPEVSASISKEINIEAPVVKGSEIHHLAPRDKTQIMHFPSLKRKALDEDADRSLKPQLKRFSMSPRENRMQRNVEELTHRVAQGKFSSQESRIDNTSHHQNGNMANLEIPVTENSDNIEKAEAYTKELESICNTLKKKHEEAKELLVRAVVNNNKLLMLNHPLHEDKIRMIQKFAAKLSLRDTQTTTVA, encoded by the exons ATGTCTGCGCCTGCTAAAAAAAGTTCTACTGAAGCTAAGGAGAAAGATCTTATCCTCG ACAACGACATGGAAAAAGATACATGGAACTTTAAGTCAATGGCAGATGATCCGATGGATTTTGCCTTTGGGTCGCCAGCTAACAAGAAGAAGAATGCCTTCAAGCT GGATATGGGTTTCGATTTTGATGGAGATTTTGGAAATTCATCATCATTCAAAATAGATATGCCAGACTTCGATTTCTCCAGCCCAGCCAAAAAAACCACAAAAGCGAAAGAAAGCCCTGGTGATAAATCTAGTGGAGATTTAAAGCAGAAAAAGAATCCATTTCCCTTCTCTTATGACTTTGATGC GTTAGACGACTTTAATCTTGATTCAAGCCCACCGAAGAAAGGAGCCAAGACAACGACTAAGGCCATGGATTTCGAAGAGATTTCTACTATAAGTAAAATTGATAAGTCTGACTCTTTGGACTTTGGTGAAGACTTACCGATAACTAGACAAGCTGCCTCCGTGTCAAACACCGAAGTCAAGGAAAAAGATTCTGCTGAAAAAGAGAACATAAATTCCAAGACTACAGATACTATGGTTGTGGAGAGTAGCGCATACTCGAAGCAAGCTACAGAAGAGAGGATGGAGAACTCTGAGGCTGTGGAATCACCCCAAGGTCTAAGGATAAAAACCTCACCTACTCATACAATGTGTCTGCAACCTCAATCTGTAGACGCTTCACCATTGAAGACATCATGTGTAATGCTTGAAGACACAGATGATCCATGTCTTTCAAACGAGACCGCAGCACCCTCGCCATTACATGCTTCTGAGACTACACATACTGCTGCAAACAGAGAAGCCAGTCCAGATATCCATGAAATCTGCAGGTCTAGCTCAAAAGAAGACTCTCCTAGAGATCCAGAACAGAATGCGAACAATGAAAAGATTTCCGCAATGGATTCAAGCTATGAAAAGGCTGAGCAGACTAAACCAAGCATCTCATCTCAGTTATGTTTGGACAAAATGGGTTATCAACAGGAAGAAATGGGTATAGGCACTCAGGCAGAAAAGCAGGATCACACTAGAAGAACATCATCTGATCCAGATCATGGACATCCTCAAACAACTCTCTCAGGGAAAATATCACCAAGCTCTCGTCAAAGCCAAGCTGCCCAAGTACAAGATTCGAGTGGAAAACTACCACTGGATCCATCCTACAG CGTGCCAGGGCTCAGTGATTTAAAGATCACGCAAAACAAAGACTCAGGACTTATCAGATCCAAATTTTTTAAGAAGACAGAAAAAACACAATCCCATGTACTGAAGTCCTCTCTAACTCAAACAGAGAGTCGGCCAGTGACCCGAGAACAGATTGCGGTTAATATGAACCTTACAAATGATAGAAG ACATGATATCCAAGATGTGTTGCCTGGATCCAAAACTAGAACATGTCCAGTTGAGCTTGTGAAAACGGATTCTGAAATAGCAAATGTTAATTCTATCAG GTCTCATGAAAAGATAATCCACAAGGACCATTCAATTGCCAAGACTGCAGAAAATGTGGCTGCACAGTTGGATCATTTAAAGCTGCAAGCTAAAAATACAACTAGAGAGAAGTCCATCTTGCAGATCAATATAAG CTCAAAACTCGATGCTTCTAGCTTGACTCAGAAGCTAAGTAAAAATTTGAGTTCTGGAGCAGAAGCTTTGCAGAAGTCAAAGTTGGTATCTCTTGAAAGGCCTAAACTTGGAAATATGATGTCTGATCTGCGTTCTGCGAAAACTCAAAG GACCATTGGAGTAAACAAAGACCAGCCCAGTTTTGCAGTGCAACCAGAAGTTAGCGCTTCAATAAGCAAGGAGATAAATATCGAAGCACCAGTTGTAAAAGGCTCTGAGATTCATCATTTGGCTCCTAGAGACAAAACACAAATCATGCACTTCCCATCTTTAAAGCGGAAAGCTCTTGATGAG GATGCAGATAGATCACTGAAGCCACAACTCAAACGATTTTCCATGTCTCCAAGAGAAAACAG AATGCAAAGGAACGTTGAGGAGCTCACTCATAGAGTTGCGCAAGGAAAG TTCTCAAGCCAAGAGAGTAGAATAGATAATACGTCTCATCACCAGAACGGAAACATGGCAAATCTGGAAATCCCGGTCACTGAGAATTCTGATAACATAGAGAAAGCTGAAGCATATACAAAAGAACTCGAGAGT ATATGCAACACTCTGAAGAAGAAGCATGAGGAAGCGAAAGAGTTACTTGTCCGTGCTGTAGTAAACAACAATAAGCTACTGATGCTCAACCATCCTTTACATGAAGACAAG ATTCGTATGATCCAGAAGTTCGCAGCCAAGTTGAGTTTGAGGGACACTCAAACCACCACTGTTGCTTAA
- the LOC106302182 gene encoding uncharacterized protein At4g18490-like isoform X3, with protein sequence MSAPAKKSSTEAKEKDLILDNDMEKDTWNFKSMADDPMDFAFGSPANKKKNAFKLDMGFDFDGDFGNSSSFKIDMPDFDFSSPAKKTTKAKESPGDKSSGDLKQKKNPFPFSYDFDALDDFNLDSSPPKKGAKTTTKAMDFEEISTISKIDKSDSLDFGEDLPITRQAASVSNTEVKEKDSAEKENINSKTTDTMVVESSAYSKQATEERMENSEAVESPQGLRIKTSPTHTMCLQPQSVDASPLKTSCVMLEDTDDPCLSNETAAPSPLHASETTHTAANREASPDIHEICRSSSKEDSPRDPEQNANNEKISAMDSSYEKAEQTKPSISSQLCLDKMGYQQEEMGIGTQAEKQDHTRRTSSDPDHGHPQTTLSGKISPSSRQSQAAQVQDSSGKLPLDPSYSVPGLSDLKITQNKDSGLIRSKFFKKTEKTQSHVLKSSLTQTESRPVTREQIAVNMNLTNDRRHDIQDVLPGSKTRTCPVELVKTDSEIANVNSISRSHEKIIHKDHSIAKTAENVAAQLDHLKLQAKNTTREKSILQINISSKLDASSLTQKLSKNLSSGAEALQKSKLVSLERPKLGNMMSDLRSAKTQRTIGVNKDQPSFAVQPEVSASISKEINIEAPVVKGSEIHHLAPRDKTQIMHFPSLKRKALDEDADRSLKPQLKRFSMSPRENRNVEELTHRVAQGKFSSQESRIDNTSHHQNGNMANLEIPVTENSDNIEKAEAYTKELESICNTLKKKHEEAKELLVRAVVNNNKLLMLNHPLHEDKIRMIQKFAAKLSLRDTQTTTVA encoded by the exons ATGTCTGCGCCTGCTAAAAAAAGTTCTACTGAAGCTAAGGAGAAAGATCTTATCCTCG ACAACGACATGGAAAAAGATACATGGAACTTTAAGTCAATGGCAGATGATCCGATGGATTTTGCCTTTGGGTCGCCAGCTAACAAGAAGAAGAATGCCTTCAAGCT GGATATGGGTTTCGATTTTGATGGAGATTTTGGAAATTCATCATCATTCAAAATAGATATGCCAGACTTCGATTTCTCCAGCCCAGCCAAAAAAACCACAAAAGCGAAAGAAAGCCCTGGTGATAAATCTAGTGGAGATTTAAAGCAGAAAAAGAATCCATTTCCCTTCTCTTATGACTTTGATGC GTTAGACGACTTTAATCTTGATTCAAGCCCACCGAAGAAAGGAGCCAAGACAACGACTAAGGCCATGGATTTCGAAGAGATTTCTACTATAAGTAAAATTGATAAGTCTGACTCTTTGGACTTTGGTGAAGACTTACCGATAACTAGACAAGCTGCCTCCGTGTCAAACACCGAAGTCAAGGAAAAAGATTCTGCTGAAAAAGAGAACATAAATTCCAAGACTACAGATACTATGGTTGTGGAGAGTAGCGCATACTCGAAGCAAGCTACAGAAGAGAGGATGGAGAACTCTGAGGCTGTGGAATCACCCCAAGGTCTAAGGATAAAAACCTCACCTACTCATACAATGTGTCTGCAACCTCAATCTGTAGACGCTTCACCATTGAAGACATCATGTGTAATGCTTGAAGACACAGATGATCCATGTCTTTCAAACGAGACCGCAGCACCCTCGCCATTACATGCTTCTGAGACTACACATACTGCTGCAAACAGAGAAGCCAGTCCAGATATCCATGAAATCTGCAGGTCTAGCTCAAAAGAAGACTCTCCTAGAGATCCAGAACAGAATGCGAACAATGAAAAGATTTCCGCAATGGATTCAAGCTATGAAAAGGCTGAGCAGACTAAACCAAGCATCTCATCTCAGTTATGTTTGGACAAAATGGGTTATCAACAGGAAGAAATGGGTATAGGCACTCAGGCAGAAAAGCAGGATCACACTAGAAGAACATCATCTGATCCAGATCATGGACATCCTCAAACAACTCTCTCAGGGAAAATATCACCAAGCTCTCGTCAAAGCCAAGCTGCCCAAGTACAAGATTCGAGTGGAAAACTACCACTGGATCCATCCTACAG CGTGCCAGGGCTCAGTGATTTAAAGATCACGCAAAACAAAGACTCAGGACTTATCAGATCCAAATTTTTTAAGAAGACAGAAAAAACACAATCCCATGTACTGAAGTCCTCTCTAACTCAAACAGAGAGTCGGCCAGTGACCCGAGAACAGATTGCGGTTAATATGAACCTTACAAATGATAGAAG ACATGATATCCAAGATGTGTTGCCTGGATCCAAAACTAGAACATGTCCAGTTGAGCTTGTGAAAACGGATTCTGAAATAGCAAATGTTAATTCTATCAG CAGGTCTCATGAAAAGATAATCCACAAGGACCATTCAATTGCCAAGACTGCAGAAAATGTGGCTGCACAGTTGGATCATTTAAAGCTGCAAGCTAAAAATACAACTAGAGAGAAGTCCATCTTGCAGATCAATATAAG CTCAAAACTCGATGCTTCTAGCTTGACTCAGAAGCTAAGTAAAAATTTGAGTTCTGGAGCAGAAGCTTTGCAGAAGTCAAAGTTGGTATCTCTTGAAAGGCCTAAACTTGGAAATATGATGTCTGATCTGCGTTCTGCGAAAACTCAAAG GACCATTGGAGTAAACAAAGACCAGCCCAGTTTTGCAGTGCAACCAGAAGTTAGCGCTTCAATAAGCAAGGAGATAAATATCGAAGCACCAGTTGTAAAAGGCTCTGAGATTCATCATTTGGCTCCTAGAGACAAAACACAAATCATGCACTTCCCATCTTTAAAGCGGAAAGCTCTTGATGAG GATGCAGATAGATCACTGAAGCCACAACTCAAACGATTTTCCATGTCTCCAAGAGAAAACAG GAACGTTGAGGAGCTCACTCATAGAGTTGCGCAAGGAAAG TTCTCAAGCCAAGAGAGTAGAATAGATAATACGTCTCATCACCAGAACGGAAACATGGCAAATCTGGAAATCCCGGTCACTGAGAATTCTGATAACATAGAGAAAGCTGAAGCATATACAAAAGAACTCGAGAGT ATATGCAACACTCTGAAGAAGAAGCATGAGGAAGCGAAAGAGTTACTTGTCCGTGCTGTAGTAAACAACAATAAGCTACTGATGCTCAACCATCCTTTACATGAAGACAAG ATTCGTATGATCCAGAAGTTCGCAGCCAAGTTGAGTTTGAGGGACACTCAAACCACCACTGTTGCTTAA
- the LOC106302182 gene encoding uncharacterized protein At4g18490-like isoform X1 → MSAPAKKSSTEAKEKDLILDNDMEKDTWNFKSMADDPMDFAFGSPANKKKNAFKLDMGFDFDGDFGNSSSFKIDMPDFDFSSPAKKTTKAKESPGDKSSGDLKQKKNPFPFSYDFDALDDFNLDSSPPKKGAKTTTKAMDFEEISTISKIDKSDSLDFGEDLPITRQAASVSNTEVKEKDSAEKENINSKTTDTMVVESSAYSKQATEERMENSEAVESPQGLRIKTSPTHTMCLQPQSVDASPLKTSCVMLEDTDDPCLSNETAAPSPLHASETTHTAANREASPDIHEICRSSSKEDSPRDPEQNANNEKISAMDSSYEKAEQTKPSISSQLCLDKMGYQQEEMGIGTQAEKQDHTRRTSSDPDHGHPQTTLSGKISPSSRQSQAAQVQDSSGKLPLDPSYSVPGLSDLKITQNKDSGLIRSKFFKKTEKTQSHVLKSSLTQTESRPVTREQIAVNMNLTNDRRHDIQDVLPGSKTRTCPVELVKTDSEIANVNSISRSHEKIIHKDHSIAKTAENVAAQLDHLKLQAKNTTREKSILQINISSKLDASSLTQKLSKNLSSGAEALQKSKLVSLERPKLGNMMSDLRSAKTQRTIGVNKDQPSFAVQPEVSASISKEINIEAPVVKGSEIHHLAPRDKTQIMHFPSLKRKALDEDADRSLKPQLKRFSMSPRENRMQRNVEELTHRVAQGKFSSQESRIDNTSHHQNGNMANLEIPVTENSDNIEKAEAYTKELESICNTLKKKHEEAKELLVRAVVNNNKLLMLNHPLHEDKIRMIQKFAAKLSLRDTQTTTVA, encoded by the exons ATGTCTGCGCCTGCTAAAAAAAGTTCTACTGAAGCTAAGGAGAAAGATCTTATCCTCG ACAACGACATGGAAAAAGATACATGGAACTTTAAGTCAATGGCAGATGATCCGATGGATTTTGCCTTTGGGTCGCCAGCTAACAAGAAGAAGAATGCCTTCAAGCT GGATATGGGTTTCGATTTTGATGGAGATTTTGGAAATTCATCATCATTCAAAATAGATATGCCAGACTTCGATTTCTCCAGCCCAGCCAAAAAAACCACAAAAGCGAAAGAAAGCCCTGGTGATAAATCTAGTGGAGATTTAAAGCAGAAAAAGAATCCATTTCCCTTCTCTTATGACTTTGATGC GTTAGACGACTTTAATCTTGATTCAAGCCCACCGAAGAAAGGAGCCAAGACAACGACTAAGGCCATGGATTTCGAAGAGATTTCTACTATAAGTAAAATTGATAAGTCTGACTCTTTGGACTTTGGTGAAGACTTACCGATAACTAGACAAGCTGCCTCCGTGTCAAACACCGAAGTCAAGGAAAAAGATTCTGCTGAAAAAGAGAACATAAATTCCAAGACTACAGATACTATGGTTGTGGAGAGTAGCGCATACTCGAAGCAAGCTACAGAAGAGAGGATGGAGAACTCTGAGGCTGTGGAATCACCCCAAGGTCTAAGGATAAAAACCTCACCTACTCATACAATGTGTCTGCAACCTCAATCTGTAGACGCTTCACCATTGAAGACATCATGTGTAATGCTTGAAGACACAGATGATCCATGTCTTTCAAACGAGACCGCAGCACCCTCGCCATTACATGCTTCTGAGACTACACATACTGCTGCAAACAGAGAAGCCAGTCCAGATATCCATGAAATCTGCAGGTCTAGCTCAAAAGAAGACTCTCCTAGAGATCCAGAACAGAATGCGAACAATGAAAAGATTTCCGCAATGGATTCAAGCTATGAAAAGGCTGAGCAGACTAAACCAAGCATCTCATCTCAGTTATGTTTGGACAAAATGGGTTATCAACAGGAAGAAATGGGTATAGGCACTCAGGCAGAAAAGCAGGATCACACTAGAAGAACATCATCTGATCCAGATCATGGACATCCTCAAACAACTCTCTCAGGGAAAATATCACCAAGCTCTCGTCAAAGCCAAGCTGCCCAAGTACAAGATTCGAGTGGAAAACTACCACTGGATCCATCCTACAG CGTGCCAGGGCTCAGTGATTTAAAGATCACGCAAAACAAAGACTCAGGACTTATCAGATCCAAATTTTTTAAGAAGACAGAAAAAACACAATCCCATGTACTGAAGTCCTCTCTAACTCAAACAGAGAGTCGGCCAGTGACCCGAGAACAGATTGCGGTTAATATGAACCTTACAAATGATAGAAG ACATGATATCCAAGATGTGTTGCCTGGATCCAAAACTAGAACATGTCCAGTTGAGCTTGTGAAAACGGATTCTGAAATAGCAAATGTTAATTCTATCAG CAGGTCTCATGAAAAGATAATCCACAAGGACCATTCAATTGCCAAGACTGCAGAAAATGTGGCTGCACAGTTGGATCATTTAAAGCTGCAAGCTAAAAATACAACTAGAGAGAAGTCCATCTTGCAGATCAATATAAG CTCAAAACTCGATGCTTCTAGCTTGACTCAGAAGCTAAGTAAAAATTTGAGTTCTGGAGCAGAAGCTTTGCAGAAGTCAAAGTTGGTATCTCTTGAAAGGCCTAAACTTGGAAATATGATGTCTGATCTGCGTTCTGCGAAAACTCAAAG GACCATTGGAGTAAACAAAGACCAGCCCAGTTTTGCAGTGCAACCAGAAGTTAGCGCTTCAATAAGCAAGGAGATAAATATCGAAGCACCAGTTGTAAAAGGCTCTGAGATTCATCATTTGGCTCCTAGAGACAAAACACAAATCATGCACTTCCCATCTTTAAAGCGGAAAGCTCTTGATGAG GATGCAGATAGATCACTGAAGCCACAACTCAAACGATTTTCCATGTCTCCAAGAGAAAACAG AATGCAAAGGAACGTTGAGGAGCTCACTCATAGAGTTGCGCAAGGAAAG TTCTCAAGCCAAGAGAGTAGAATAGATAATACGTCTCATCACCAGAACGGAAACATGGCAAATCTGGAAATCCCGGTCACTGAGAATTCTGATAACATAGAGAAAGCTGAAGCATATACAAAAGAACTCGAGAGT ATATGCAACACTCTGAAGAAGAAGCATGAGGAAGCGAAAGAGTTACTTGTCCGTGCTGTAGTAAACAACAATAAGCTACTGATGCTCAACCATCCTTTACATGAAGACAAG ATTCGTATGATCCAGAAGTTCGCAGCCAAGTTGAGTTTGAGGGACACTCAAACCACCACTGTTGCTTAA
- the LOC106302182 gene encoding uncharacterized protein At4g18490-like isoform X4 — protein MSAPAKKSSTEAKEKDLILDNDMEKDTWNFKSMADDPMDFAFGSPANKKKNAFKLDMGFDFDGDFGNSSSFKIDMPDFDFSSPAKKTTKAKESPGDKSSGDLKQKKNPFPFSYDFDALDDFNLDSSPPKKGAKTTTKAMDFEEISTISKIDKSDSLDFGEDLPITRQAASVSNTEVKEKDSAEKENINSKTTDTMVVESSAYSKQATEERMENSEAVESPQGLRIKTSPTHTMCLQPQSVDASPLKTSCVMLEDTDDPCLSNETAAPSPLHASETTHTAANREASPDIHEICRSSSKEDSPRDPEQNANNEKISAMDSSYEKAEQTKPSISSQLCLDKMGYQQEEMGIGTQAEKQDHTRRTSSDPDHGHPQTTLSGKISPSSRQSQAAQVQDSSGKLPLDPSYSVPGLSDLKITQNKDSGLIRSKFFKKTEKTQSHVLKSSLTQTESRPVTREQIAVNMNLTNDRRHDIQDVLPGSKTRTCPVELVKTDSEIANVNSISRSHEKIIHKDHSIAKTAENVAAQLDHLKLQAKNTTREKSILQINISSKLDASSLTQKLSKNLSSGAEALQKSKLVSLERPKLGNMMSDLRSAKTQRTIGVNKDQPSFAVQPEVSASISKEINIEAPVVKGSEIHHLAPRDKTQIMHFPSLKRKALDEDADRSLKPQLKRFSMSPRENRNVEELTHRVAQGKFSSQESRIDNTSHHQNGNMANLEIPVTENSDNIEKAEAYTKELESICNTLKKKHEEAKELLVRAVVNNNKLLMLNHPLHEDKISF, from the exons ATGTCTGCGCCTGCTAAAAAAAGTTCTACTGAAGCTAAGGAGAAAGATCTTATCCTCG ACAACGACATGGAAAAAGATACATGGAACTTTAAGTCAATGGCAGATGATCCGATGGATTTTGCCTTTGGGTCGCCAGCTAACAAGAAGAAGAATGCCTTCAAGCT GGATATGGGTTTCGATTTTGATGGAGATTTTGGAAATTCATCATCATTCAAAATAGATATGCCAGACTTCGATTTCTCCAGCCCAGCCAAAAAAACCACAAAAGCGAAAGAAAGCCCTGGTGATAAATCTAGTGGAGATTTAAAGCAGAAAAAGAATCCATTTCCCTTCTCTTATGACTTTGATGC GTTAGACGACTTTAATCTTGATTCAAGCCCACCGAAGAAAGGAGCCAAGACAACGACTAAGGCCATGGATTTCGAAGAGATTTCTACTATAAGTAAAATTGATAAGTCTGACTCTTTGGACTTTGGTGAAGACTTACCGATAACTAGACAAGCTGCCTCCGTGTCAAACACCGAAGTCAAGGAAAAAGATTCTGCTGAAAAAGAGAACATAAATTCCAAGACTACAGATACTATGGTTGTGGAGAGTAGCGCATACTCGAAGCAAGCTACAGAAGAGAGGATGGAGAACTCTGAGGCTGTGGAATCACCCCAAGGTCTAAGGATAAAAACCTCACCTACTCATACAATGTGTCTGCAACCTCAATCTGTAGACGCTTCACCATTGAAGACATCATGTGTAATGCTTGAAGACACAGATGATCCATGTCTTTCAAACGAGACCGCAGCACCCTCGCCATTACATGCTTCTGAGACTACACATACTGCTGCAAACAGAGAAGCCAGTCCAGATATCCATGAAATCTGCAGGTCTAGCTCAAAAGAAGACTCTCCTAGAGATCCAGAACAGAATGCGAACAATGAAAAGATTTCCGCAATGGATTCAAGCTATGAAAAGGCTGAGCAGACTAAACCAAGCATCTCATCTCAGTTATGTTTGGACAAAATGGGTTATCAACAGGAAGAAATGGGTATAGGCACTCAGGCAGAAAAGCAGGATCACACTAGAAGAACATCATCTGATCCAGATCATGGACATCCTCAAACAACTCTCTCAGGGAAAATATCACCAAGCTCTCGTCAAAGCCAAGCTGCCCAAGTACAAGATTCGAGTGGAAAACTACCACTGGATCCATCCTACAG CGTGCCAGGGCTCAGTGATTTAAAGATCACGCAAAACAAAGACTCAGGACTTATCAGATCCAAATTTTTTAAGAAGACAGAAAAAACACAATCCCATGTACTGAAGTCCTCTCTAACTCAAACAGAGAGTCGGCCAGTGACCCGAGAACAGATTGCGGTTAATATGAACCTTACAAATGATAGAAG ACATGATATCCAAGATGTGTTGCCTGGATCCAAAACTAGAACATGTCCAGTTGAGCTTGTGAAAACGGATTCTGAAATAGCAAATGTTAATTCTATCAG CAGGTCTCATGAAAAGATAATCCACAAGGACCATTCAATTGCCAAGACTGCAGAAAATGTGGCTGCACAGTTGGATCATTTAAAGCTGCAAGCTAAAAATACAACTAGAGAGAAGTCCATCTTGCAGATCAATATAAG CTCAAAACTCGATGCTTCTAGCTTGACTCAGAAGCTAAGTAAAAATTTGAGTTCTGGAGCAGAAGCTTTGCAGAAGTCAAAGTTGGTATCTCTTGAAAGGCCTAAACTTGGAAATATGATGTCTGATCTGCGTTCTGCGAAAACTCAAAG GACCATTGGAGTAAACAAAGACCAGCCCAGTTTTGCAGTGCAACCAGAAGTTAGCGCTTCAATAAGCAAGGAGATAAATATCGAAGCACCAGTTGTAAAAGGCTCTGAGATTCATCATTTGGCTCCTAGAGACAAAACACAAATCATGCACTTCCCATCTTTAAAGCGGAAAGCTCTTGATGAG GATGCAGATAGATCACTGAAGCCACAACTCAAACGATTTTCCATGTCTCCAAGAGAAAACAG GAACGTTGAGGAGCTCACTCATAGAGTTGCGCAAGGAAAG TTCTCAAGCCAAGAGAGTAGAATAGATAATACGTCTCATCACCAGAACGGAAACATGGCAAATCTGGAAATCCCGGTCACTGAGAATTCTGATAACATAGAGAAAGCTGAAGCATATACAAAAGAACTCGAGAGT ATATGCAACACTCTGAAGAAGAAGCATGAGGAAGCGAAAGAGTTACTTGTCCGTGCTGTAGTAAACAACAATAAGCTACTGATGCTCAACCATCCTTTACATGAAGACAAGATATCCTTTTAA
- the LOC106302183 gene encoding uncharacterized protein LOC106302183, with amino-acid sequence MNFQIWFKFPPIHALHIQFFSSSYPQSSPSLSLLSLSLYLCSCTLMAALDLKAQNDNKENVSPSEMTITSVKPLDSSSSIDKDKTQIRIRRKRSRRQPLKDITNLFVSSSPLSSSFLIRHFPSSPTLSVDPKCMKRRSGVALKASSTFSCRNFR; translated from the coding sequence ATGAACTTCCAAATCTGGTTCAAATTCCCTCCTATTCACGCACTTCATATACAGTTCTTCAGTTCCTCCTATCCTCAATCAAGTCCATCTCTCTCTCTACTCTCCCTCTCTCTCTATCTCTGTAGTTGTACATTAATGGCGGCTCTCGATCTAAAAGCTCAAAACGACAACAAAGAGAATGTCTCACCGTCGGAGATGACCATTACTTCTGTCAAGCCTCTGGATTCTTCCTCATCCATTGATAAAGACAAAACCCAAATCAGAATCAGGAGAAAGAGATCTAGAAGACAGCCTCTTAAAGACATCACCAATCTATTTGTCTCATCATCACCATTGTCCTCTTCGTTTCTGATTCGTCACTTCCCCTCTTCTCCAACTCTATCAGTTGATCCCAAATGCATGAAGAGAAGATCTGGTGTTGCTCTCAAGGCTTCTTCTACCTTCTCTTGTAGAAATTTCAGATGA
- the LOC106305517 gene encoding CLAVATA3/ESR (CLE)-related protein 2-like — protein sequence MAKLSFSLCFLLFLLLASVATGSRPLEQTPVVVKVRELSTSIESTNPTVADGQASGGSGSQVKTPERLSPGGSDPEHH from the coding sequence ATGGCTAAGTTAAGCTTCTCCTTATGCTTCTTGTTGTTTCTTCTGCTAGCCTCAGTTGCCACCGGAAGCCGCCCTCTCGAGCAGACTCCAGTCGTGGTGAAGGTGAGAGAGTTAAGCACTTCTATTGAGTCTACGAACCCAACTGTAGCAGATGGTCAAGCTTCAGGGGGCAGTGGCAGTCAGGTAAAAACTCCGGAGCGTTTAAGCCCAGGAGGATCGGACCCGGAACATCATTAG
- the LOC106305611 gene encoding CLAVATA3/ESR (CLE)-related protein 2-like: MAKLSFSFSFVLFLLLASVVTGSRPLEKTPVGVKVRELSTSSEATTSTVADGQATGGSGSQEKTPERLSPGGSDPQHH, from the coding sequence ATGGCTAAGTTAAGCTTCTCCTTTTCCTTCGTCTTGTTTCTTCTGCTAGCTTCAGTTGTCACCGGAAGCCGCCCTCTAGAGAAGACTCCCGTCGGGGTGAAGGTAAGAGAGTTAAGCACATCTAGTGAGGCGACCACCTCAACTGTAGCAGATGGTCAAGCTACAGGGGGCAGTGGCAGCCAGGAAAAAACTCCGGAGAGGTTAAGCCCAGGAGGATCCGACCCGCAGCATCATTAG